GAGGTTTTTGAAGTCGGGTCGCCATGACACTGATTTTTATCGAAACATTTGGGCGAATTTGATTAATGAAGGTCAGTGGAAAGGCGAAATATGGAACAGACGTAAAAATGGTGAAATTTTCCCTGAGCTTTCCACGATAAGTGTCGTTTATGATGACCGCAGAAATATTTGTAATTATGTGGCTGTATTTTCCGATATTTCTCAACAAAAACAGCAAGAAAATGATTTACAGCACATGGCTTACCATGACCCTCTTACCGATCTCCCTAATCGTACCAAGTTAACAAGCCAAATCGAGCAAGAAATATATCATGCTAAAAGAAATCGGGAGAGTTTTGCGACGATTTTTATCGATATTGACCACTTCAAGCATATTAATGATAGCTACGGGCACCTTGTTGGTGATGAAGTGTTGTGTGAAATTGCTTCTAGGTTAAAAAACAACTTACGTGAAGTCGACACGGTTTCTCGTATTGGTGGCGATGAGTTTGTACTTCTCCTCCCTGGGATTGCTGATGTGGATTCTATCTCTATCATTGCGCAGAAAATAATGTCGGTTTTCGAAAAGCCAATTGAAATAGGCAAAACAGATCCATTTAGATTAACGGGTAGCATAGGTATCGCTCTCTACCCACAAGATGGAAACGACAGTGACTTATTGTTAAGTAATGCTGATGCAGCCATGTATCGCGCTAAACAAACAGGACGCAATAACTACGCCTATTACACAGAAGCGCTAACCAAAGAATCTGAGTCCCACCTAAAATTGCAGGCTGCGCTTCATGAAGCGATTGATAATGAAAGATTTTTTGGTCTACCAGCCTCAAGTTGATATGAAAACGGGCAAGTTGGTGGGCTTAGAATCCTTGATTCGTTGGAATGACCCTAAACTTGGTTTTGTTCCTCCTGATGTATTTATCCCTATTGCAGAAAAAACAGGACTAATACAAGAAATAGGTTTGCGTGTCGTTAGAGAGGCTTGCAGACAAGCCATCGAGTGGCGAGATAAAGGTTATAAATTTGGGAAAATAGCAGTGAATGTGGCTGGCCCTCAATTGCAGCGTAATAATTTTGCTGAGCAGGTCATATCCATTTTGAAAGAAACAGGGTTGGAATCGAAATATCTCGAACTTGAAGTGACCGAAGGCTTCATGATGAGTAACGCAGAAAACGCCGTTAAGCAGTTAATGACGTTGAGATCTTACGGTATCGAATTATCAATGGATGACTTTGGTACTGGATATTCTTCATTAAGTTACTTACAGAAATTACCACTTAATAAACTTAAAATAGATCGTTCTTTTGTTATGAATTTGCCAGAAAATACTCACGATATCGCTATTACTGACGCCATCATTGCACTAGGTAATGCACTTTCTCTTACGGTAATAGCTGAAGGAGTAGAAACGCTTGAACAAGCTGATTTCTTGGTACAAAGAGGTTGTTTACATGCGCAAGGTTATTACTTTAGTAAGCCGCTATTAGCAGAAGATATTGTCCCTCTGTTAGAAAAAAGAGCTCATAAATTATAAAGAGGGTCTTTTAAGGCTTGTTAATCATCGCTAATTCTTATACAAACATATGTTCGATTAACGAAACAACAAGGATGTAAAGTGATTAAAGAAAATACTTACTTTGATGGTGGTGTTAAATCATTAGGTTTTACCCAACAAGATGGCGACAGTAGCGTTGGTGTTATGGCGCCAGGTGAATATACATTTGGTACTGGTGCTCCTGAAAAAATGACGGTCGTTAAAGGTTCGCTAACGATCAAGCGCGTTGGTGAAACAGAGTGGACGACCTTCGCTGCTGGCCAGGCTTTTGATGTCGTTGGTGATTCGTCTTTTGATGTCAAAGTAGTAGAGTCGACAGCTTACCTCTGTGAATATCTTTAAATAATGTCCAGTGATTAAAAAGAGCCAGCTCATACTATGAGCTGGCTCGAATATCGGGATAGTCGTCAATGGAGTTAAATCTATAATAACCCTTTTAGTTTAAATGGTTTCACCATTGATAGTGACTGCAACATCAATATTACCGCGAGTCGCGTTTGAATAAGGGCAGACTTTGTGTGCCATACGTACGATTTCTAACGCATTTTCCTGTGGCAAATCTAACGTTGCGGCAAGGCTTACAGTTAAAGCGAAGCCACCTTCTGCGTTTGGTCCAATACCGACTTCTGCTGTGACTGGTGCTTGGTCAATTTTCACTTTCGCTTCTCTTGCAACATGTAGAATAGCGTTAGAAAAACACGCTGAATAGCCAGCTGCAAAAAGTTGTTCTGGGTTGGTTGCTGTGCCAGCTCCCCCATTTCTTTTGGATAACTTAGGTTTACCTCAAGTAATCCATCATCCGTTGCTACTTTTCCGTTACGACCAGCTAATGCTGTTGCTTTAGTTTTGTATAGAGTTGTCATAGGGGGTTACCTTTAGTTAAAATATATATTGTGCGCAATTAAGTTGCTTGCAATTATATATCGATGTAAAACTAGAATGCAAGTATATTGTGCGCAATATTGTTTGGAGGGTGTATATGACATCGTGTGTTTCGACAAAAAATGAGAAAGCATTGGAGCTGGAGAATCAAGTCTGTTTCCCGTTATACAGCGCTGCAAATGCTGTGATTCGAGCTTATAGGCCTTTTCTACAGGTCATTGATTTAACCTATTCGCAATATCTTGTGATGCTGGTACTTTGGAAAACAAATGGAATTAATGTAAAAGAGTTAGGGGCTAAGCTTCACCTTGATTCAGGGACCCTGACACCACTATTGAAAAGGTTAGAAGGGAAAGGATTAGTCAGTAGAAAGAGAGGGCTAGATGATGAAAGAGTGCGGATGCTGTATCTCACGGAGCAAGGAATGGACTTAAGAGAAAAGGCACTTTTAGTACCGAATGGTATGGCATGTAAACTAGACATGGAAGTAACCGAGTTGGTTGAATTAAAGAGACTGTGTGAAAAAGTACTTGAAAAATTAAACAAATAATATCGATATGATTAGAAGGATCTAGTAGATGAATACCGTAGTTTTAGGAATAAAAAAGGTGAAGCCAAGTAAGGTATTGTGCGTAGGTAGAAATTATGTAGAACACATAAAAGAGCTTAATAATGCGATCCCTGAGCAAATGGTGGTGTTTAATAAACCTAACTCTTCAATTTCGAGTCGGCTACTATCCTTTCATCAAGAGCCCTTGCATTACGAAGCCGAGATTTGCTTTATGGTTAGGCGAAAAAAGCTTGCGGCTGTTGGTTTTGGTCTTGACCTGACCAAAAGAGAATTACAAAGTCGGCTTAAAGAGAAAGGGCTACCTTGGGAGCGAGCCAAGGCATTCGATGGTGCTGTAGTTCTTAGTCGATTTGTTCCTTTAGATGGTGTTGATATTGATAATCTTAGTATTGAACTTTTCATCAATGGAGTACGTATTCAAAGTGGTCATGTAAGTCAGATGTTGTATCCACCACGAGTAATAATACAAGAACTGGCGAGTTATACACAGTTAGAAACCAGCGATATAGTCATGAGTGGAACGCCTGCAGGTGTCGGTGTTGTTTATCAAGGGGACATATTTACAGGCCGGATCAAATGTGGGGATCAAGTTATTGTTGAAGCAGAATGGGTGGCAGAATAAATTATACTAATTCGAATATAGTCTGTATCGACCCAAAGGTTTCTTGAATAAACGACCCTTATTGCGCTCGCTTCCAATTTGAATTTTGATTGGATAATTTTTACCATGAATTGACATTTTTTTTGCTGGAAAAGGCATATTCACAGCCTCAATATATTATTCAAGGGACGAATGTGGATTTTACACAACAAGATAGAGAAGAGCTTTACCAGGTTTGGATGTCAAAAAAGGCCAAAATGAGGCTGATGCAGATGGAGGTTGTCAAAAAGTTAGGTATCTCTCAAAAAGAATTTTCCGAGCTTTTACGTGGAAATGCGCCTTTAACATACGGTTTTGTGAAACAGTTTTGTCAAATTATGCGCATAGAACCACAACAGGCGATTCCTTCATTGAGAAATGGTGCAATGACAGCGACAAAACACGTTTTTCTAAAAACTCGCCTTTCTGTAGATGGTGAAATTCAACGAGCTTATATTGAAGGCAATCAAGTGATTGTCGAATATATCCATCGAGCAGAATAAGCCTTATTCGTTTTATCGTCGTATCCTGATGACGCCCTAGATTATTTATTCTATGATGAAAAACTTAATTCATTGAATGAATAACTATTTTGAGCTGGATTCTATTTACTCTTCTTGCTGCTTTTAGTCAGTCATGGCGCAATGCTTTTCAAAGCAAATTGAGCGCCGATCTAAGTACTGTTGGTGTGACACTCGCTCGTTTTTTATGGGCGAGCCCTTTAGCCTTAATTTATTTAACCTTTCTTTATCAGTGGCAGCCAGCCTCGCTCCCTCATGTCACCGGTTATTCGCTGTTTTACATCGTTGGTGCATCGATAATGCAAATCGTTGCAACCGCATTGATGGTCGTTTTATTTAAACAAAAAAACTTTGCTATTGGTGCCGGCTTGGCAAAAAGCGAAGCACCAGTCTCTGCTTTCTTAGGTGTTTTATTTTTTGGCACATCTTTAACATTATTAGGTTGGGTTGGGGTGTTACTTGGCGGTATTGCGGTGTTAATCCTCAGCTGCCCGCAGGGGTTTAGAAGCCTATCACTGAATACCGCATTACTCGGCCTAGCGTGCAGCACGGCCTTTGCTCTAACTTCACTTTGGGTGCGCGAAGCAAGTTTAAGCCTTTCTGTACCTTTTCCGCATCGTGCTGCTTGGGTGTTATTTCTGATCATTTTGTTGCAAACGTTAATTCTGATCAGTTATTTATTGTTGAAAGATAGGCACACGTTAGTAACGATGTTTCGTAAACCCAAGTTGGTCATAATGACAAGCGTTGCCAGTTTTATTGGTTCCTTTGGCTGGTTTAGTGCTATGTCTCTTCAAGCTGTCCCCTATGTTAAAACCTTGGGTCAGGTTGAAGTGTTTTTCACTATGCTTATTTCCTTCTTTTGGCTTAAAGAAAAAATAAAAAGAAAAGACATCATCGCGCTTATGATGGTTGCAACAGCCGCTGTATTAGTAATGTGGCATTAATACAGCGGCTGTTGGTAGTAATGAAAGTGGTCGGAAATTGTTCTTTTTAGGTGTAAATATAACGTTACATCTTGTGTAAAGTGTAAATTAGGGTGTTTTATTGAACTTTGTTAAAAAAAGTGGTTGCAGTTATCTTTTTTACTCGATAAGTTACAAGAATAGAGAATGGAAAGAGCCTTAGAATTTTCATTAGAAAAATTGGCTCACTAAAATAAATAGGATTAGTAGTAGCAATGTATCAAACTGACGACGTAAGAATTAATAAAGTAAAAGAATTACTTCCCCCTGTAGCAGTGTTAGAGAAGTTTCCAGCAACAGAAACGGCAGCTTCAACGACATATCAAGCCCGTAAGGCTATTTCTGACATTTTAAACGATAAAGATGATCGTCTCCTCGTTGTCATTGGACCTTGTTCTATTCATGACACTGAAGCGGCACTAGACTACGGTAGAAAGCTGAAAGTATTGCGTGATGAATTAGGTGACCGCCTTGAAATTGTTATGCGAGTATATTTTGAGAAGCCTCGCACTACGGTTGGGTGGAAAGGGTTGATCAATGACCCGTATCTAAATGATACCTACAAATTAAATGATGGATTAAGAATTGGTCGTAAGCTTCTTCTTGATCTCACGGATATGGGTATGCCAACTGCTGGAGAGTTCTTAGATATGATTACTCCACAGTATATTGCAGACCTAATTAGTTGGGGGGCAATTGGTGCGCGTACGACTGAATCCCAAGTACATAGAGAGCTGTCGTCTGGTCTTTCATGCCCGGTTGGGTTTAAGAATGGTACTGACGGCAATATCAAGATAGCAACAGATGCTATTCGTAGTGCGGAAGCATCGCATCATTTCCTTTCTGTAACTAAATATGGTCATTCTGCGATCATAGAAACAGCGGGTAATCCTGACTGCCATATTATTCTTCGTGGTGGTAAAGAGCCAAACTACAGTACTGACCATGTAGAAACAACAAAAGCTCAACTAGCGGCTTCAGGTCTACCACAAAAAGTAATGATCGATTTCAGTCATGCAAACAGCTCTAAGCAGTTTCAGCGTCAAATGGTGGTTGCAGAAGATATCGCGGCTCAAATGGCTAACGGTCAGGACGCCATTTTTGGTGTCATGATTGAATCACATTTGGTAGAAGGTCGCCAAGATCTTGTGGATGGTAACGCAGCTTGTTATGGTCAGTCTATTACCGATGCTTGTATTGGTTGGGATGATACTGAAAAAGTACTTCGTCAATTAGCAGATGCAGTAGAAGACCGACGCAAAGCAAAATAGATACGTTTATAAATGAAAGGCCTGCTTAATCTTAAGCGGGCCTTTTTTATGCGTTTACATGAGTCTGAGTTGTCTGATGAATGGGATTCAATTGATGTAAACGGAATGACATCGATGCTGCTCATAGACTTATTTAATATCGTTTTATCTTTCTACAAATGGATAGACCACACCTGCGTCTTCCAATATTTGATCCATAACCTTCATATTGGCAATTGTCACTTCAGGACGCATGTTCTCGGAAATTATTTGCCCGTTTCTTAAACAACGGTGTACTTCATCGACTTGGTATTCGAAGCCACTCGCACGTTGTGGTTTATTACACTTTAAAACTTCGCCAACATTAGTGGTTAACGTAGCACTTTGCGCATCCCAAAAGTTACCATTGATGACGATGGTACCGTTACTGCCAATAATGTGGAACTGGTTATCTAATTGACTAAGGAAAGTGCATGTAAATTGGCTTGTGACGTCGCCATAATCTAATGTCACAGTGCAGCGTTCATCAACACCTGTTTCGCCAACTAAGACGGCAGATTGAATTCGATTTGGCTGTCGACTTAATACAAATTCCGAAAGAGCAATGTTATAAATACCGGTGTCTAAAAGAGCTCCACCAGCAAGATTGATATCAAAAAGTCGATCAGTTTCATCTTTAGGTGGCTGAAAGCCAAATGTGGATCGGAGTAGCTGAACATCCCCAATAATGCCTTCATTTAACCACACTTTTACCTGAGTCCAGCACGGTAAAAAACGACTCCAGACCGCTTCCATTAGAAACACATTTTGTTTTTTTGCTAAATCAAACAGTTCGATGCTCTGTTTTGCAGTTACCGTTAGCGGTTTTTCGCAAAGTACGGCTTTTCCTGCCAGCAAACACTGCTTGACGGTTTCATGATGGTAGCGATGAGGGTTTGCGATGTAGATTACATCGATATCCGGGTGATTAATTATCTCTTCGTAATCAGCCATTACATGGGGGATTTCATATTGTTTTGCAAAGCTGGTTGCGCGCTCAATATTTCGGCTCGCTACGGCGAAGAGTCTGCCGTCGTCTATAGATTCAAACCCTTGCGCAAATCGATGTGCTATTCGTCCTGGGGCGATAACCCCCCAATTTATGCTCTGTTCCATTTTGTCGTCGTCCTAAATGTAAGTTGTAGCTATTTTGCAGCAATACTATGAAAACGTTTGAGATAACACTCAAACAACGGCAACAGAATGGATAAAAAGCCTGTCTGTTGCCGTTGTTCAGCATGACTACTTACTTTCCGATGCTGGGAAAAGGAAATCCGGCTGGCGGTGTGGACTGTTCGACCTTTAGAGTTTGCGTTGGGAAAGCGACATCAGCATCATGATCGTGGATGATGTCCATGACCTTTAATAGAACATCTTGCTTTACCTCGTGATAGTGCACCCAATTCACGGTTTTAGTGAACGAATAGATAAAAAAGTCTAATGAAGATGGGCCAAAGGCATTAAAATTAACGATTAAAGTCTGTGACATGTCTAAATCGGGGTGATTTTGCAGCATGATTTTCACGTCATCAATAATACTATCGACTTTATGGGCATCCTCGTATCTAAGGCCAATAGTTTCATATATGCGTCGATTCGACATGCGAGAAGGGTTTTCAACGACAATACTACTGAAAACAGAGTTCGGTACGTACAGTGGTCGTTTATCAAAGGTACGAATGATAGTCATGCGCCAACCAATTCGTTCAACTGTTCCTTCGATCTGTCTATCTGGTGAACGGATCCAATCGCCAACTTTAAAAGGACGATCGAAGTAGATCATCATGCCACCAAAAAAATTAGATAGCAGATCTTTTGCTGCCAGACCGACAATTAATCCACCCACACCACCAAAAGTAAGAAGACCTGATAGGCTTAGTCCTAGCGTCTGCATGAAAGATAAAACACCCATCATGATAAATAATAGCCTT
The DNA window shown above is from Vibrio algarum and carries:
- a CDS encoding putative bifunctional diguanylate cyclase/phosphodiesterase, with the translated sequence MKDFLVYQPQVDMKTGKLVGLESLIRWNDPKLGFVPPDVFIPIAEKTGLIQEIGLRVVREACRQAIEWRDKGYKFGKIAVNVAGPQLQRNNFAEQVISILKETGLESKYLELEVTEGFMMSNAENAVKQLMTLRSYGIELSMDDFGTGYSSLSYLQKLPLNKLKIDRSFVMNLPENTHDIAITDAIIALGNALSLTVIAEGVETLEQADFLVQRGCLHAQGYYFSKPLLAEDIVPLLEKRAHKL
- the ppnP gene encoding pyrimidine/purine nucleoside phosphorylase gives rise to the protein MIKENTYFDGGVKSLGFTQQDGDSSVGVMAPGEYTFGTGAPEKMTVVKGSLTIKRVGETEWTTFAAGQAFDVVGDSSFDVKVVESTAYLCEYL
- a CDS encoding MarR family winged helix-turn-helix transcriptional regulator, whose product is MTSCVSTKNEKALELENQVCFPLYSAANAVIRAYRPFLQVIDLTYSQYLVMLVLWKTNGINVKELGAKLHLDSGTLTPLLKRLEGKGLVSRKRGLDDERVRMLYLTEQGMDLREKALLVPNGMACKLDMEVTELVELKRLCEKVLEKLNK
- a CDS encoding fumarylacetoacetate hydrolase family protein — translated: MNTVVLGIKKVKPSKVLCVGRNYVEHIKELNNAIPEQMVVFNKPNSSISSRLLSFHQEPLHYEAEICFMVRRKKLAAVGFGLDLTKRELQSRLKEKGLPWERAKAFDGAVVLSRFVPLDGVDIDNLSIELFINGVRIQSGHVSQMLYPPRVIIQELASYTQLETSDIVMSGTPAGVGVVYQGDIFTGRIKCGDQVIVEAEWVAE
- a CDS encoding XRE family transcriptional regulator — translated: MDFTQQDREELYQVWMSKKAKMRLMQMEVVKKLGISQKEFSELLRGNAPLTYGFVKQFCQIMRIEPQQAIPSLRNGAMTATKHVFLKTRLSVDGEIQRAYIEGNQVIVEYIHRAE
- a CDS encoding DMT family transporter, yielding MSWILFTLLAAFSQSWRNAFQSKLSADLSTVGVTLARFLWASPLALIYLTFLYQWQPASLPHVTGYSLFYIVGASIMQIVATALMVVLFKQKNFAIGAGLAKSEAPVSAFLGVLFFGTSLTLLGWVGVLLGGIAVLILSCPQGFRSLSLNTALLGLACSTAFALTSLWVREASLSLSVPFPHRAAWVLFLIILLQTLILISYLLLKDRHTLVTMFRKPKLVIMTSVASFIGSFGWFSAMSLQAVPYVKTLGQVEVFFTMLISFFWLKEKIKRKDIIALMMVATAAVLVMWH
- the aroG gene encoding 3-deoxy-7-phosphoheptulonate synthase AroG; its protein translation is MYQTDDVRINKVKELLPPVAVLEKFPATETAASTTYQARKAISDILNDKDDRLLVVIGPCSIHDTEAALDYGRKLKVLRDELGDRLEIVMRVYFEKPRTTVGWKGLINDPYLNDTYKLNDGLRIGRKLLLDLTDMGMPTAGEFLDMITPQYIADLISWGAIGARTTESQVHRELSSGLSCPVGFKNGTDGNIKIATDAIRSAEASHHFLSVTKYGHSAIIETAGNPDCHIILRGGKEPNYSTDHVETTKAQLAASGLPQKVMIDFSHANSSKQFQRQMVVAEDIAAQMANGQDAIFGVMIESHLVEGRQDLVDGNAACYGQSITDACIGWDDTEKVLRQLADAVEDRRKAK
- a CDS encoding Gfo/Idh/MocA family protein is translated as MEQSINWGVIAPGRIAHRFAQGFESIDDGRLFAVASRNIERATSFAKQYEIPHVMADYEEIINHPDIDVIYIANPHRYHHETVKQCLLAGKAVLCEKPLTVTAKQSIELFDLAKKQNVFLMEAVWSRFLPCWTQVKVWLNEGIIGDVQLLRSTFGFQPPKDETDRLFDINLAGGALLDTGIYNIALSEFVLSRQPNRIQSAVLVGETGVDERCTVTLDYGDVTSQFTCTFLSQLDNQFHIIGSNGTIVINGNFWDAQSATLTTNVGEVLKCNKPQRASGFEYQVDEVHRCLRNGQIISENMRPEVTIANMKVMDQILEDAGVVYPFVER
- a CDS encoding mechanosensitive ion channel family protein, which encodes MDSLITQLQDYFSQPDQDWGNDVLFITGISFFAWVAWRIIYSRLETIADKTKIQWDNVIIGALKTPISTLLWCWPATVSIGLVMQSYITHSLDWLATLKMLLIIAIFIWIILRLINNVEEYVLEQKTRDETTVQAIAKVARLLFIMMGVLSFMQTLGLSLSGLLTFGGVGGLIVGLAAKDLLSNFFGGMMIYFDRPFKVGDWIRSPDRQIEGTVERIGWRMTIIRTFDKRPLYVPNSVFSSIVVENPSRMSNRRIYETIGLRYEDAHKVDSIIDDVKIMLQNHPDLDMSQTLIVNFNAFGPSSLDFFIYSFTKTVNWVHYHEVKQDVLLKVMDIIHDHDADVAFPTQTLKVEQSTPPAGFPFPSIGK